The Acidobacteriota bacterium nucleotide sequence ACTTCCGGGACGCTGTGCCGCGCCGATGCGGCCGGCGGCCAGCGCCTCCTCGTGACGGCCGGCGTCCGAAAGGGGACCCATCAGGTTGAGGTGGGCGTCCCGCGACTCCGGATTGAGTGCGACGATGTGGCTGAAAAAGGCGACCGGGTCACGGTAGATGCCCGTCTGGCGCCAGGTGAGGGTGCCCAGCACCGCGAGCATGACGACGAGCACGCCGCCTGCGCCCGTTCTCAACGCAGACGGTAGCCGGCTGACGGCGAGTGTGGCGGCTCCGAGGAGCACCGCCAGGACGCCGAGGCCGGCCAAGTATTGGAACCGGTCCGCGACCAGAGAGAACTGCATGTAGCCGTAGTCGACGAAACCGAGCACCGGTGACAGCGTCACGGCATAGAAGAGGGCGCCGGCCAGGGGTCCCCGCCCCAGCCGATCCCGGCCGATCCAGAGCAAAGCCGGCAGGGCGGCGGCAGCCAGGACATAGATCCAGGCAACCGGATCCACGGGATCGATCTTCCAAAGCGGATAGATAATGGCCAGACCGGTGGGCCACAGCAGCTTGCCCACGTAGAACCACAGCGCCCGCGCCGCAATCAGGATCCGGTCGACGAACGAGTAGCCCAGCGCCAGGGGCTCCCGAGAGGTATAGAACGACAGGTCCAGGGCCGTTATGGCCGCCGCCAGCGCGAAAAGCGGCGCCACACGGAGCAAGTCGGTTCGCGTCACCCGGCCTGATCGCCACCAGTGCCAGATCAAGAGCGACACCGGCAGCGTGACCACGATGGACTTGGACAACAGTCCGGCTGTGAACAGGCCGAGCACCAGCAGGTAGCGGGAGGGCTTCGGCGCCTCCACGTACCGGATCCAGGTCAGCGCCGCCGTCAGGTAGAACATCGCGGAGAGCAGATCCTTGCGCTCGATGACCCAGGCGACCGACTCGACATGCAGAGGGTGGACGGCAAACACGGCCGCGACGACCCAGGCGCCGGGCACGGCCATGCGCCCGAGGATCCGCCAGATCAGCAGGACGTTGGCGATGTGCAAAAGTAGATTGACGGCGTGATAGCCGAGCGGATTCACCCCCCACAGCTTGTGCTCCAGCCAGAAACTGGTGTAGACGACGGGCCAGTAGTGACCTTCCTTCTTGATGTCGGCCGGCGAGACCCAGATGTTCCACAGTCCGGACCAAGCGTGCACCACCGGCTCATCGGCGAAGATCGTATCGTCCCAGACGAATCCGGCTTCAAGCGCCGGCAGATAGCTGGCGACGACCAGGAGGCCGAGAACCAGGGCATGGGCGATCAACCAGCCGGCAGAGCGGCCACCGTTGGCGGAGAGTGCCATTCGCTTCCTCTCGGGCATGTCTCAATTGCCGGCGATGACTGCGACGGCGCGTCGAGGGCCAGCGGCCACCGTCTCCGCAGCGCTCACGACGCAGAGCGCGGGGGTCTGTCCGAGAATGTCCGCCGCACCCTGTCGTGGACACGGTAGCCGTAGAGCCGGGACAGGTGCCGCAGATAGTTGAAGGGAGTCCGCCAGTTCAACTTGCTCTTTCCCCGGTGGCGGGCGCCGAATCGGATCGGGACTTCCCGGACACGAAGCCGCCCCCGGGCCATCAGCTCAAGGGCAATCTTATAGCCGACGGGATGGAGATCCTCCAGATCGGGCAGGACCCGGCGATCGGTGGCGAAGAAGCCGGACAGGGGGTCGCGGCAATCGGCGAGCGGACACGCCATCAGTGTGCCGGCCCGGGACAGGAGCGCGCGGGCGCCGCTCCAGGCCGGGTCCATCCTCGCTTCAGGCGCGTAGCGGCTGCCGACGACCATGTCGCAATCGGCGTCGAGGGCGGCCAGCAGGTCGATGATCTGTTCCGGCGGATGG carries:
- a CDS encoding tetratricopeptide repeat protein, translated to MALSANGGRSAGWLIAHALVLGLLVVASYLPALEAGFVWDDTIFADEPVVHAWSGLWNIWVSPADIKKEGHYWPVVYTSFWLEHKLWGVNPLGYHAVNLLLHIANVLLIWRILGRMAVPGAWVVAAVFAVHPLHVESVAWVIERKDLLSAMFYLTAALTWIRYVEAPKPSRYLLVLGLFTAGLLSKSIVVTLPVSLLIWHWWRSGRVTRTDLLRVAPLFALAAAITALDLSFYTSREPLALGYSFVDRILIAARALWFYVGKLLWPTGLAIIYPLWKIDPVDPVAWIYVLAAAALPALLWIGRDRLGRGPLAGALFYAVTLSPVLGFVDYGYMQFSLVADRFQYLAGLGVLAVLLGAATLAVSRLPSALRTGAGGVLVVMLAVLGTLTWRQTGIYRDPVAFFSHIVALNPESRDAHLNLMGPLSDAGRHEEALAAGRIGAAQRPGSADIHSNLGRVLTRLDRLDEAESALRTALGIEPRHLNANQNLGEVLRRQGRYAEAIETYHRVLEIDDRLVYGNGGLGIALFHSGRYTEAIAPLEKALELAPDAHFTGELAMYAGRAALRLDRLDAASAHLRRAAASMPDPAEALVELSNVRFAQGRADEALDHLRRARELRPNDPATLVNAGEALRKGERSTEAIALYREALRIDADFVPAQVGLGAALFNLERYEEALESLTRAMQQETDPETAATAHYLSARTLLELDRKDEAAAQFERALKRDPNHAKTLDYLAHLRFGQKQYEAALDLYRTQATLKPGSATVHANIGVTLYFLGRHAEALESMEQVLRLDPDHQMARKMVAQLRKGNR
- a CDS encoding polyprenol monophosphomannose synthase, with translation MSDPSPPGHNPVSIVVPTFREAANIPTLVRRVSAALSHWPAEWELILVDDDSNDGSEAIVAEWGRRLPVRMVTRRGATRDLSLSVLEGMRLARFDRLVVMDADLSHPPEQIIDLLAALDADCDMVVGSRYAPEARMDPAWSGARALLSRAGTLMACPLADCRDPLSGFFATDRRVLPDLEDLHPVGYKIALELMARGRLRVREVPIRFGARHRGKSKLNWRTPFNYLRHLSRLYGYRVHDRVRRTFSDRPPRSAS